A stretch of Candidatus Methylomirabilota bacterium DNA encodes these proteins:
- a CDS encoding NifU family protein: MSDDLKQKVQELIDTMINPAVAGHGGFVELIDVQDNRVYLQMGGGCQGCGAADVTLKAGIERLIKEELPEVVEVLDTTDHAAGANPYYTPGKA; encoded by the coding sequence ATGAGCGACGATCTCAAGCAAAAGGTCCAGGAGCTGATCGACACGATGATCAACCCGGCGGTCGCCGGCCACGGCGGCTTCGTCGAGCTCATCGACGTGCAGGACAACCGCGTCTATCTCCAGATGGGCGGCGGCTGTCAGGGCTGCGGCGCCGCGGACGTCACGCTGAAGGCGGGGATCGAGCGGCTGATCAAGGAAGAGCTCCCCGAGGTCGTGGAGGTCCTGGACACGACCGACCACGCCGCCGGCGCCAACCCTTACTACACGCCGGGCAAAGCCTAG